One Babesia bovis T2Bo chromosome 4 map unlocalized Chr4_1, whole genome shotgun sequence genomic window carries:
- a CDS encoding putative integral membrane protein, whose translation MMGVLNLLFAIWFSFCRNVYANEVDRHHNGVSKPVEVHTHSVDKVSKHSVKHGKRSHDKHRGGNKSGILAQNVSLLEAGPSTVNDIAAHESGNKQGVLGTSTGAISTTVNTGAELPVSPNTVPSNSAATTPAPSIESPNTATPNGNLSASGTVSQDNQKPSNSKGFACTYLWFLYDGCDDTTSNNDTVTAPQNNGTSNTNDDDLSTPPVISNTCTIYGTTIISLSDFKDAEEGGWIMISDSNTPKITHNKQVNLDKPAQLPLKATLCNAANYEATIKLGVDSIGGFIIRGSEQDFVVFEMNTLSKTATLKSVNGAYQDIITEVSCDQINSQFVQKVQINDSGYKGQIEILIDGRKIMNVTRMPYKTSGFFGLYISQGNATFGDISVVPMNS comes from the exons ATGATGGGCGTATTAAATCTGTTATTTGCAATATGGTTCTCTTTTTGTCGAAATGTGTACGCTAATGAGGTTGATAGGCATCATAACGGTGTCTCTAAGCCCGTAGAGGTACACACACACTCTGTTGATAAAGTGTCAAAACATTCCGTAAAACATGGCAAACGATCGCATGACAAGCACAGGGGTGGTAATAAATCTGGAATACTGGCACAAAACGTATCGCTATTGGAGGCAGGGCCATCAACAGTAAACGACATCGCAGCCCATGAATCGGGAAATAAACAAGGTGTGCTTGGTACAAGCACAGGAGCTATTAGTACAACCGTTAATACGGGTGCAGAATTGCCTGTATCGCCAAATACAGTACCATCCAACTCTGCAGCTACGACACCTGCACCAAGTATAGAATCTCCTAACACCGCGACACCTAATGGCAATTTGTCTGCTAGTGGAACCGTATCTCAGGATAATCAAAAACCATCAAACTCCAAGGGATTTGCGTGCACATACCT ATGGTTCCTGTATGACGGTTGTGATGACACTACTTCCAATAACGACACGGTGACCGCTCCACAAAACAACGGAACATCTAATACAAACGATGACGATCTGTCCACGCCACCGGTTATATCCAATACTTGTACTATATATGGTACTACAATAATTTCCTTGAG CGACTTTAAGGATGCTGAGGAAGGTGGTTGGATTATGATCAGTGACTCGAATACACCGAAGATAACGCACAACAAACAGGTTAATCTTGACAAGCCAGCTCAGCTGCCCCTTAAGGCTACCTTATGCAATGCCGCTAATTACGAGGCTACAATCAAACTC GGCGTGGACAGTATCGGTGGCTTCATTATTCGAGGTTCTGAACAAGACTTTGTTGTGTTCGAAATGAACACCTTGTCAAAAACTGCTACACTCAAAAGTGTAAACGGCGCTTATCAAGATATAATCACTGAGGTGTCTTGT GACCAAATCAATAGCCAATTTGTCCAAAAAGTGCAAATCAATGACAGTGGTTACAAGGG GCAAATTGAAATACTCATCGATGGGCGTAAGATCATGAATGTAACCCGTATGCCATACAAGACAAGTGGATTCTTCG GATTGTACATATCACAGGGCAATGCTACATTTGGAGATATTTCAGTTGTTCCCATGAACTCATGA
- a CDS encoding coatamer/Adaptin N terminal region family protein yields MAIGQLISESETPCPIFWDIGATSDRSIAWIRSKLEETSTSKKKEALELTITNLLNGEDVSSLLMTIIRFVLPSTDHGLKKLVHLFLQIFDFCSPDGTLREESILVCNALLNDLNSSNEYVRGSTLRLVSKLRHWSIVSPLITGVVDNLRHGEPYVHRNALMCLAKIAERFGTESVISGMEETENLLLGNTAVSVKVQAFNLLVVCQPTLAVQYLMNVEGSLLGLAPRFHLEILTSFTTLCALNTEVRTFMMRLVVMILENSEDNAVRMEGGIVVCQLKSTPIEARRAAASALTKLLLDESDLNVKMLVLSKLNTLHARSSAVGDAPNVLEPYVMDIVHALRGSSTKVNLGLLSLALRSLSRQNVDLLLQSFKKAFIGAEDIGTYSQQQVADYRIMLIKGIHYTCGRYPDRSAVVYDMLLGYLVHTHQQTAEDCALFFKQLTELLPNLRESTIVKLLTFLESIPHANVLSVCFWVIGEYAESAKLAQRCCNQIYNALLPFPFVVDSVETDTKDSSLADDFGSMSIGDGSTTTQTVVLEDGTYGAQLRGETTRTPQTTTLRGLLVSKCDPLLYCSIAQCLLKLSYASGESSIVAKAALVIVNLLRLMQDPQYVNVYSQRRMRTILRLCLGYLKDRDHFRPLLEEYILASRLKWNTSSTTERVDLIGHVDDPISFATFFGSDADDQWAFDDETDDQELIDVDDHEIDKILSTSNSISSIAVKESNKRDLSNVHQFTSLMDPLYIEASVAVIATRIYLTLYLRNTTDILLQNIRVMLFVVNNRDVATAQPIITLESGGSSVLQLNIKLKRSENDNIYGHVYFDKEKSGIQECLSFNPMDVWLYDYVTPSFITLDSFRSSWDAAEWEERLDLHQSDMDPVELLRDILQVTHMTVVGSTPPPGLKWSPGNAGQKEFVSHYMNHLSKSSEFSAIFGDSSFFAVNLYCKTLHDDEALANLSVVKQSNGLLTGSLNIRCDYQEVCTSLCDYILKNISTFNL; encoded by the exons ATGGCTATCGGGCAGTTAATATCGGAGTCTGAGACTCCATGTCCAATATTTTGGGACATTGGAGCTACTTCAGATCGTTCCATTGCTTGGATACGTTCCAAGCTTGAGGAGACCAGTACTTCAAAGAAGAAGGAAGCTCTTGAGCTTACTATAACCA ACCTGTTGAATGGCGAGGATGTGTCATCCCTTTTGATGACTATCATTCGATTTGTGTTGCCTAGCACAGATCACGGTTTGAAGAAGCTAGTACATTTATTTCTTCAGATATTCGACTTTTGTTCTCCAGATGGTACACTTCGTGAGGAGAGCATATTGGTTTGCAACGCATTGCTGAACGATTTAAATTCCTCCAATGAGTATGTTCGTGGTTCTACTCTTAGGCTGGTATCGAAATTACGCCACTGGAGCATAGTGAGTCCTCTAATTACTGGCGTCGTTGATAATTTACGCCATGGTGAGCCTTATGTCCATCGAAATGCTCTGATGTGTTTAGCGAAGATAGCGGAGCGTTTTGGCACTGAATCTGTGATTTCAGGTATGGAGGAGACTGAGAATTTGCTTCTTGGCAACACTGCCGTTTCAGTTAAGGTTCAAGCTTTCAATCTATTGGTGGTATGTCAACCTACATTAGCAGTCCAGTATTTGATGAATGTTGAGGGTAGCTTGCTGGGCTTGGCTCCTAGGTTCCACTTAGAAATTTTAACGTCGTTTACTACGTTATGCGCCTTAAATACTGAGGTCCGCACATTTATGATGCGTTTGGTTGTCATGATACTTGAGAACTCAGAGGATAACGCAGTTCGTATGGAGGGTGGCATTGTAGTTTGTCAGTTGAAGTCAACTCCTATAGAGGCTCGTCGTGCGGCTGCTAGTGCTCTGACTAAGCTACTATTGGATGAATCGGACTTAAATGTGAAGATGTTGGTACTATCCAAGTTGAACACTTTACATGCTCGTTCATCTGCTGTTGGTGATGCCCCTAATGTACTTGAGCCTTATGTCATGGACATTGTGCATGCTTTGAGAGGCTCCAGTACTAAGGTTAACCTTGGTTTATTATCATTGGCTTTAAGATCACTTTCTCGTCAGAATGTTGATTTGCTGCTTCAGAGTTTCAAGAAGGCATTTATCGGTGCTGAGGACATTGGCACTTACAGTCAGCAGCAGGTTGCTGACTATCGTATAATGTTAATTAAGGGTATCCACTATACATGTGGTCGTTATCCTGATCGCAGTGCTGTTGTTTACGATATGTTATTAGGTTACCTTGTTCACACTCACCAGCAGACGGCTGAGGATTGTGCCTTATTTTTCAAGCAGTTAACAGAGTTACTTCCCAATCTCCGTGAGAGCACTATAGTCAAGTTACTGACCTTCTTGGAATCCATACCGCATGCCAATGTTTTGTCTGTATGCTTTTGGGTCATTGGCGAATACGCTGAGAGTGCCAAGCTGGCCCAGCGTTGTTGTAACCAGATATACAATGCATTATTACCGTTTCCTTTTGTAGTTGATTCTGTGGAAACCGATACCAAGGATAGCTCATTGGCTGATGATTTTGGCTCCATGAGTATAGGTGATGGGTCAACTACTACCCAAACTGTGGTATTGGAAGACGGTACCTATGGTGCCCAACTCAGAGGTGAGACCACAAGAACTCCTCAGACCACAACTCTGCGTGGCTTATTGGTGTCTAAATGCGACCCACTGCTGTACTGCTCAATAGCACAGTGTTTACTAAAGCTGAGCTACGCTTCTGGTGAGAGCAGCATCGTAGCCAAGGCTGCTTTGGTTATTGTCAATTTGTTGAGACTTATGCAGGACCCACAGTATGTCAATGTATACTCTCAACGCAGGATGAGGACAATACTGAGACTATGTCTTGGTTACTTAAAGGATAGAGACCATTTCAGACCACTGTTGGAGGAGTATATATTAGCTTCTCGTTTGAAGTGGAACACTTCAAGTACTACCGAGCGCGTAGACTTGATTGGACACGTTGACGATCCTATCAGTTTCGCTACATTTTTTGGCAGCGACGCTGACGACCAATGGGcttttgatgatgaaactgATGATCAGGAGCTTATTGATGTTGACGACCATGAAATTGACAAAATATTGAGTACTTCGAATTCTATTAGTTCCATTGCTGTGAAGGAATCTAACAAACGTGACCTGAGCAATGTACATCAATTTACTTCCTTAATGGATCCTCTGTACATCGAGGCTTCTGTGGCGGTCATAGCTACTCGTATATACCTAACGTTGTATTTACGTAACACTACGGATATTCTTCTCCAGAATATAAGGGTTATGCTATTTGTCGTCAACAATCGGGATGTTGCTACAGCTCAGCCTATAATTACTCTTGAGtctggtggtagtagtgTTTTGCAATTGAACATAAAGCTGAAACGCAGTGAAAATGACAACATATATGGCCATGTATATTTTGATAAGGAGAAATCTGGTATTCAGGAATGCCTTTCATTTAATCCCATGGATGTGTGGCTGTATGATTACGTTACTCCTAGCTTTATAACGCTAGATTCATTCCGTTCATCATGGGATGCAGCTGAATGGGAAGAGCGACTTGATCTCCATCAATCCGATATGGATCCCGTTGAGCTTTTACGTGATATACTTCAGGTCACCCACATGACGGTGGTAGGATCCACTCCCCCTCCTGGATTAAAGTGGTCACCTGGTAACGCTGGACAAAAGGAGTTCGTATCTCACTATATGAATCATTTATCGAAATCCTCTGAATTCTCGGCTATTTTTGGTGATTCAAGCTTTTTCGCTGTAAACCTATATTGCAAAACTCTTCACG ATGACGAGGCATTGGCTAATCTAAGTGTTGTGAAGCAGTCAAACGGACTGCTCACTGGAAGCTTGAACATACGTTGTGATTACCAg GAGGTGTGCACCAGTTTGTGTGACTATATTTTAAAGAATATAAGCACATTTAATTTATAA
- a CDS encoding diphthamide biosynthesis enzyme Dph1/Dph2 domain protein, which produces MEFNILEPLVDEIKSRGYQRIAIQSSDVSAAVSVCSELHDRCKSLEPNREFYVLGDVFVGSCCTDVIAARRTDADYVIHVGDACQSFVESPVPIRFLFNPVTVDTDILFCVLSDRLSTYNFDRILLVYHSSLHHISGLFVTWLSGYSKPSFIAQCMEHILPDDGVYNHENVFCYRKILRCCSDTALETGYINDLHMGEQDTLVLFLYAGTRNNVTEDHIALKSVGSQFHVMSVDTLEYSIMDSRGHSLRSRRYHKVGKIQDASTIGILVVARTIKGYRELRRAIVRLIESQGKRCYTFSVNCLTEAKLANMPNIDIFCMLSCCESILSLPEEIGRRVVYPFELLVAFDCIDWSLPYEFDFVTLTSYIPESSTDETTSYGGEIRRLQGGCEIQLQVDSFMDTLQDNSKRTFGGVDPLEGITREPKVLPGFHGIASRYDHEVDK; this is translated from the exons TCTGATGTGTCAGCTGCAGTCAGTGTCTGTAGTGAATTACATGACCGGTGTAAATCTCTGGAGCCTAATCGAGAGTTTTACGTATTAGGAGACGTGTTCGTTGGCAGTTGCTGTACCGATGTGATCGCAGCACGTCGAACTGATGCCG ATTACGTCATTCATGTAGGTGACGCATGCCAAAGTTTCGTAGAGTCACCAGTACCGATTAGGTTTTTATTTAATCCTGTAACTGTAGATACAGATATTCTATTCTGTGTATTGTCTGATAGGTTGTCTACTTATAACTTCGATCGCATTTTGTTGGTATATCACTCATCACTTCATCATATATCTGGATTATTTGTTACCTGGTTATCTGGATACTCTAAACCATCTTTTATCGCACAATGCATGGAACATATATTACCGGATGATGGAGTTTACAACCATGAAAATGTATTTTGTTACCGGAAGATACTCCGATGCTGTAGTGATACTGCTCTAGAAACCGGATATATTAATGACTTACACATGGGTGAACAAgatacattggtactattcCTATACGCAGGAACCCGGAATAATGTTACGGAAGACCATATAGCCCTTAAATCTGTTGGCAGCCAGTTTCACGTTATGAGTGTTGACACTCTGGAGTATAGCATAATGGACTCTCGAGGTCATAGCTTACGGTCAAGGCGCTACCACAAAGTGGGCAAAATTCAAGATGCAAGTACTATTGGCATTCTTGTTGTAGCTCGTACCATTAAGGGTTATAGGGAGCTACGTCGTGCGATAGTTCGTCTTATAGAGAGTCAGGGGAAGCGTTGTTATACCTTTTCCGTTAACTGCTTAACGGAGGCTAAATTAGCTAACATGCCAAATATTGACATATTTTGCATGTTATCATGTTGTGAGTCTATATTATCGTTACCTGAGGAGATTGGAAGGCGTGTGGTTTATCCTTTTGAACTTCTGGTTGCTTTTGATTGCATTGACTGGTCGCTCCCTTATGAGTTTGACTTTGTGACGTTGACATCTTATATTCCGGAATCATCCACCGACGAGACTACCAGCTATGGAGGTGAAATACGCCGTCTACAGGGTGGTTGTGAGATACAATTACAGGTAGACAGTTTTATGGATACTTTACAAGACAACTCCAAGCGTACTTTTGGCGGTGTTGACCCATTGGAAGGTATTACTAGGGAACCGAAAGTATTACCAGGTTTCCATGGAATCGCAAGTCGTTATGACCATGAAGTTGATAAATAA
- a CDS encoding putative integral membrane protein: MCSACNIALAVGTVITLGIFTKMTMLHAYGESILTFPHVLFHKFGLGRDVAGFIFAGSCIALASSHVIGIINELGGHKKAVSIFMDLLSFNVAEKGGVVTQGFLSILTAILWLFILHFYTTQRRSHEKVLGEQKTNECKFIKENCMKFRKDFE, from the coding sequence ATGTGCAGTGCTTGCAATATAGCTCTTGCCGTAGGGACGGTCATTACCCTAGGTATATTCACAAAAATGACCATGTTACACGCATATGGAGAATCCATACTCACTTTTCCACATGTATTATTCCACAAATTTGGCCTTGGACGAGATGTCGCAGGATTCATCTTTGCAGGAAGTTGTATCGCATTGGCGTCTAGTCACGTTATCGGTATAATAAATGAACTAGGCGGCCATAAGAAGGCTGTATCTATCTTCATGGACTTATTAAGTTTCAATGTTGCCGAAAAGGGCGGTGTTGTGACGCAAGGATTCTTATCGATACTAACTGCTATCTTATGGTTGTTCATTCTCCACTTCTACACAACACAAAGAAGATCGCATGAAAAGGTGCTTGGAGAACAGAAAACAAATGAATGCAAATTCATTAAAGAAAACTGCATGAAGTTCAGAAAGGACTTTGAATAA
- a CDS encoding Glutamate/Leucine/Phenylalanine/Valine dehydrogenase family protein yields MSRKVTPEELSALCDALRVRVQQRNNGEYEFIQAFDEVMESLRPIFLEDVRYLDVLEHLSEPERVVMFRVPWTTDSGDKMFNRGFRVQFNSCLGPYKGGLRLHPSVNISILKFLGFEQIFKNSLTGLNMGGAKGGSDFDPSGKSDNEIRNFCQSFMTELHRHIGPDTDIPAGDIGVGAREIGYLFGQYRRLHNGFDGALTGKGLQWGGSNIRPEATGYGAVYFGCAVLEDIFKDTIAGKRCIVSGSGNVAQYTVEKLIELGAVPITMSDSSGYIIEPEGITLEGLRYIMAFKNPHSRRISEYLNYSKTATFHPGDKPWGESADIAFPCATQNEILLRDAETLVKGGVKLVVEGANMPTHSEAVHYLKENGVILCPGKAANAGGVLVSGLEMAQNSQRVQWTREKVGTKLKEAIYNIYAQCKAACNRVNAGCDLVAGANIAGFLRVADAFIDQGYI; encoded by the exons ATGTCGCGTAAAGTGACGCCGGAAGAGCTTTCAGCGCTCTGCGACGCTCTTCGCGTTCGTGTGCAGCAGCGTAATAACGGTGAATATGAGTTTATCCAAGCGTTCGA CGAGGTAATGGAATCTTTGCGTCCAATTTTCTTGGAAGACGTGAGATATCTCGATGTGTTGGAACACCTGTCAGAACCCGAGCGAGTTGTTATGTTCCGTGTTCCCTGGACAACTGACTCTGGCGATAAG ATGTTCAACCGTGGATTTAGGGTACAATTCAATTCATGTCTGGGTCCTTACAAGGGAGGACTTCGTCTTCATCCATCCGTAAACATTAGTATTTTAAAGTTCCTCGGATTTGAACAGATATTTAAGAACAGCCTTACGGGTTTGAATATGGGTGGTGCCAAGGGAGGCTCTGATTTCGATCCTTCTGGGAAGTCAGACAATGAAATTAGGAATTTCTGCCAGTCCTTTATGACTGAGCTTCACAGGCACATCG GTCCCGATACCGATATTCCTGCTGGCGATATAGGTGTTGGTGCTCGCGAGATCGGTTACCTCTTTGGGCAGTACCGTAGACTCCACAACGGTTTTGACGGAGCACTTACCGGAAAGGGTTTGCAATGGGGAGGCTCCAATATTCGACCTGAAGCCACCGGCTACGGCGCTGTATACTTTGGCTGCGCAGTCCTTGAAGATATATTTAAGGACACCATTGCTGGAAAGCGTTGCATCGTGAGCggtagtggcaatgtaGCTCAGTACACTGTCGAAAAGCTGATAGAACTTGGAGCGGTGCCAATTACTATGAGTGACTCTAGTGGATACATTATAGAGCCAGAGGGTATAACTCTTGAGGGACTTCGATACATCATGGCATTCAAGAACCCACACAGCCGTAGGATCAGTGAGTATTTGAATTACTCTAAAACTGCAACTTTCCACCCTGGTGATAAACCATGGGGAGAATCTGCGGATATAGCATTCCCTTGTGCAACTCAGAATGAAATTTTACTTCGTGATGCCGAAACACTGGTTAAGGGTGGTGTTAAACTCGTGGTTGAGGGTGCTAACATGCCAACACATTCAGAAGCTGTGCACTATCTTAAGGAAAATGGTGTAATTTTGTGCCCTGGGAAAGCTGCTAATGCCG GTGGTGTCTTGGTTAGCGGTTTGGAAATGGCTCAAAACAGTCAACGTGTGCAGTGGACTCGTGAGAAGGTGGGTACTAAGCTTAAGGAggccatatataacatctaCGCCCAATGCAAAGCGGCGTGTAATAGGGTCAATGCCGGCTGTGACCTTGTAGCCGGTGCCAACATTGCTGGATTCCTCAGGGTGGCTGACGCCTTCATTGATCAGGgttatatttga
- a CDS encoding Ribosomal_L27A superfamily protein gives MYNGLNLLVRVQPCARLFSGNSDVAGTSSCVRTHEIVTVEDGKLRGVHYERVYGTGNGNSTTLFTPHPFNRRFAYSKKPLFPIEPRNLRIFGLRRHKKRGRGKKSSARGYRFKRQKHRGSKPNSRTFEGGQTPLFKRLPKWPEAWLSRQRKTLDPLNLSKLRYFIERGRLDTRFPITQRHLYDSKCVKVKRGVQLFNVNDYPFPYKIHIEVAGSDQSSIDAIKRVGGSVTIVYYDRVNLRAHLKPYKFEVLPRTARPSIDMVHYLEKMRARGCNVVYIKPMWLIKEEQAIAAEMAELEAETLTSSELNPDETASEREERLIKLYRERMLRFGRPYV, from the exons ATGTACAATGGGCTTAATTTGTTAGTTCGCGTCCAACCGTGTGCTCGTCTTTTCAGTGGTAACTCCGATGTTGCTGGGACCTCATCCTGCGTTCGTACTCACGAGATTGTTACCGTAGAGGACGGTAAACTGCGAGGTGTACACTACGAGCGCGTCTACGGTACTGGAAATGGAAATTCCACTACGTTATTCACTCCACATCCATTTAACCGTCGTTTTGCTTATTCAAAGAAACCCCTATTTCCCATAGAACCGCGGAATTTACGTATCTTT GGATTACGTCGTCATAAGAAGCGTGGAAGGGGAAAGAAAAGCTCTGCTCGTGGTTACAGGTTTAAGCGTCAAAAGCACAGAGGGAGTAAGCCGAATAGTCGCACATTTGAGGGTGGACAAACACCACTGTTTAAGCGTCTTCCAAAATGGCCGGAAGCATGGCTTTCACG TCAAAGAAAGACTCTCGATCCGCTTAATTTGTCAAAGCTGCGCTATTTTATTGAGCGTGGAAGGCTTGATACACGCTTTCCTATAACTCAGCGACATTTATACGACAGCAAGTGCGTGAAGGTAAAACGTGGTGTCCAGTTATTTAACGTAAACGATTACCCATTTCCCTATAAGATACACATAGAGGTTGCCGGCAGTGACCAGTCATCTATTGATGCTATAAAGCGTGTTGGTGGTTCCGTTACCATTGTTTACTATGACCGTGTGAATTTACGTGCTCACTTGAAGCCTTACAAATTTGAGGTTCTTCCTCGCACG GCACGGCCAAGTATTGATATGGTGCATTACTTGGAGAAAATGCGTGCTCGTGGTTGTAACGTTGTTTACATAAAGCCTATGTGGCTGATAAAGGAAGAGCAAGCCATAGCCGCTGAGATGGCTGAGCTTGAAGCGGAAACTTTAACTAGTTCTGAATTAAACCCTGACG AAACGGCATCTGAACGTGAGGAGCGTTTAATTAAGCTTTACCGCGAAAGAATGTTACGGTTTGGTCGTCCTTATGTTTAA